In Helianthus annuus cultivar XRQ/B chromosome 3, HanXRQr2.0-SUNRISE, whole genome shotgun sequence, a single window of DNA contains:
- the LOC110932507 gene encoding vacuolar-processing enzyme, with protein MGFQLTLLLFIVFVIGCSNANHLNLFNTFKSVFKPKANSTTWAVLVAGSNGYENYRHQADVCHAYQILRKGGLKDENIIVFMYDDIANHPENPRHGTIINSPQGSDVYAGVPKDYTGKSVTTSNFYAVLLGNKTAVKGGSGKVLASEPKDRIFVFYADHGGPGVLGMPNMPNLYANDFINVLKTKHASGTYDEMVIYVEACESGSIFQGLLPKSLNIYVTTAANPYENSWATYCPDIGEPTVPPEFYTCLGDLYSVSWMEDSDLEDLRLETLEQQYLNVKKRIAIDKVTGFGSHAMQYGTLSISKETISNYQGSAPRTISTDRFQTRDSMGVIDQRDADLYSMWQRYKKSAEETQQKENLLQKIKEITAYRAHLDSSVDMIKRYLLGSGDGPVRGDRSALVDDWDCLKFMVRTFETHCGSLTQYGLKHTRTFANICNSGVTKKAMNEASKKSCSSIKMGQWDPLIVGYSS; from the exons ATGGGTTTCCAACTCACATTGTTACTATTCATTGTGTTTGTTATAGGATGCTCAAATGCTAACCATCTAAACTTGTTCAACACCTTTAAATCAGTTTTCAAACCAAAAGCCAATAGCACGACATGGGCCGTTCTGGTTGCCGGTTCAAATGGATACGAAAACTATCGTCATCAG GCAGACGTTTGTCATGCGTATCAAATCCTTAGAAAAGGCGGGTTAAAGGATGAAAACATAATTGTGTTTATGTATGATGATATTGCAAACCATCCAGAAAATCCTAGGCATGGTACCATAATTAACAGCCCCCAAGGGTCAGATGTGTACGCTGGTGTGCCAAAG GATTATACAGGAAAAAGTGTGACCACCTCGAATTTCTATGCTGTGCTTCTTGGCAACAAAACCGCGGTGAAAGGTGGAAGCGGGAAAGTGCTGGCTAGCGAACCTAAAGACAGGATCTTTGTGTTTTACGCCGATCATGGCGGCCCTGGAGTACTTG GGATGCCGAACATGCCTAATCTCTACGCTAATGATTTCATCAATGTTTTGAAAACAAAGCATGCGAGCGGAACATATGATGAGATG GTGATATATGTGGAAGCATGTGAAAGTGGAAGTATTTTCCAAGGTTTGTTACCAAAAAGTCTGAACATTTATGTGACAACTGCCGCGAATCCGTACGAGAATAGTTGGGCCACATATTGTCCTGATATAGGAGAACCTACAGTACCTCCAGAGTTTTACACTTGCTTAGGTGACTTATACAGTGTTTCATGGATGGAAGACAG TGACTTGGAAGATTTGAGGCTTGAAACCTTGGAACAACAATACTTGAAT GTAAAGAAGAGGATTGCGATTGACAAGGTGACAGGCTTCGGATCTCATGCAATGCAATACGGTACCCTAAGCATAAGCAAAGAGACTATATCAAATTATCAAGGTTCCGCTCCTAGGACAATCTCTACGGATCGATTTCAAACACGTGACTCCATGGGTGTTATCGACCAAAGAGATGCGGATCTTTATTCGATGTGGCAAAGG TACAAGAAATCAGCTGAAGAAACACAACAGAAGGAAAACCTACTCCAGAAAATCAAGGAAATAACCGCATATAGGGCACATTTGGATAGCAGTGTCGATATGATCAAACGGTATTTATTAGGCAGTGGAGATGGACCAGTGAGAGGTGACAGATCGGCCCTTGTGGATGATTGGGACTGTCTGAAATTTATG GTTCGAACATTTGAGACACACTGTGGATCCTTGACTCAGTATGGCTTGAAACATACTCGAACATTTGCAAACATATGCAACAGTGGTGTTACAAAGAAGGCCATGAATGAAGCTTCAAAGAAGTCGTGTAGCTCGATTAAAATGGGGCAATGGGATCCTCTGATCGTCGGCTATAGTTCTTGA
- the LOC110930585 gene encoding NAC domain-containing protein 7 has translation MNTFLHVPPGFRFHPTDEELVDYYLRKKVASKRIDLDVIKDVDLYKIEPWDLQELCRLGTEEQNEWYFFSHKDKKYPTGTRTNRATKVGFWKATGRDKAIYSKNNLAGMRKTLVFYKGRAPNGQKSDWIMHEYRLETNENAIPQEEGWVVCRVFKKRITTVRRMDEHDSLGWYDDQVSFMPDYESPNQVSHPYTSNNSYQHQLPAKSELDETHYNSPCEHFFPLPQLESLRFPQPAAAGVSASYTNTLQPPTQQPNVNLLNNNNNNDGEQDLQVTDWRVLDKFVASQLSNDQNAVTKANNYSNPQSLQMAEHMNLLLSDSKSDEMASEDASISTSTCQIDLWK, from the exons ATGAATACCTTTTTACATGTTCCTCCTGGTTTTAGATTCCACCCAACGGATGAAGAACTTGTGGATTACTACCTTAGGAAAAAGGTTGCGTCGAAAAGAATTGATCTTGATGTTATCAAAGATGTTGATCTTTACAAAATTGAACCATGGGATCTTCAAG AGTTATGTAGGCTAGGAACTGAAGAGCAAAATGAGTGGTATTTCTTTAGTCACAAGGACAAAAAATATCCAACAGGAACTCGGACTAATAGGGCTACAAAAGTTGGCTTTTGGAAAGCCACCGGAAGAGACAAGGCCATATACTCTAAGAATAACCTGGCAGGCATGAGAAAGACCTTGGTGTTCTACAAGGGTCGAGCCCCGAACGGACAGAAGTCAGATTGGATCATGCATGAGTATAGACTAGAAACAAACGAAAACGCAATACCTCAG GAAGAAGGATGGGTTGTATGCAGGGTTTTCAAGAAGCGAATAACAACCGTTCGTAGAATGGATGAACATGATTCCTTGGGTTGGTATGATGACCAAGTATCATTCATGCCCGATTATGAATCCCCGAACCAGGTATCTCATCCTTACACTTCAAATAATTCATACCAGCATCAACTTCCAGCAAAATCCGAGCTTGATGAAACTCATTACAACTCGCCTTGTGAACACTTCTTCCCGCTTCCTCAATTAGAATCACTCAGATTTCCACAACCAGCAGCCGCTGGCGTAAGTGCTTCCTATACAAACACTTTACAACCTCCAACTCAGCAACCGAATGTCAACTTgcttaataacaataacaataatgatGGTGAACAAGATCTCCAAGTGACTGATTGGCGGGTACTAGATAAATTTGTTGCTTCTCAACTGAGTAATGATCAAAATGCTGTCACCAAGGCAAACAATTATTCGAATCCTCAATCACTTCAAATGGCTGAGCACATGAACTTGCTTCTAAGTGACTCTAAGAGTGATGAGATGGCTTCAGAAGATGCCTCAATATCCACTTCCACTTGCCAGATTGATCTTTGGAAGTAA